The nucleotide sequence GCTGCTGGTCGCCTGCCGGCGGCCGTCACCGCTGACCACCACGCCCGGCCGCAGCACACGGACCGCCCCGGGTTCGAAGAGCCGGTCGATGGCGGCGAGGTCCTTGGCGTTGAAGGCCTCGACAAAGGTCTGGGGCAGCGTGGCCGGGTCGCTGACTGCCATGTTCTCTCCTCAAGCGTTCTCATCAGGTGGTCGTCAGGCGGCGGCCCGGACAGGTGCGGCGGCCTTCAGGGCCGCCGCGACATGGATGGTGCGGCGGGTCTGGTAGGCGATGGCGCCGACGTTCTCGTCGTGGATGAAACCGATGCGGTTGCCGGCGACGGTGCTCGCGCCGTACGGGTTGCCGTTGTTCTTCTCGTACAGCACCGGATCGGCGGAGCCGGTGGCGACGATGACCGATCCCCAGTGGCAGACGGCGTTGTGCAGCGCGAGGATCGCGGTCACCTGGCCGCCGTGCTCGGCGGAGCCGGAGGCGAAGGCGGAGACGGCCTTGTGCAGCAGGCCGCCGTGGATCGACAGCGACGAGGTGGTGTTGATGAACTGCATCAGCTGCGGCGCGGCGAGGCCGAAGTGGACGGGTGTGCCGAGCAGCACGGCGTCGGCCCACTTCAG is from Streptomyces sp. NBC_01314 and encodes:
- a CDS encoding NAD(P)H-dependent oxidoreductase, with translation MTNVAVIYYSSTGSTYRLARAAADAAAEQGAEVRLRRVPETAATGRPGSDEHAADALEIPEASVDDLKWADAVLLGTPVHFGLAAPQLMQFINTTSSLSIHGGLLHKAVSAFASGSAEHGGQVTAILALHNAVCHWGSVIVATGSADPVLYEKNNGNPYGASTVAGNRIGFIHDENVGAIAYQTRRTIHVAAALKAAAPVRAAA